A window from Streptomyces sp. NBC_00271 encodes these proteins:
- a CDS encoding ABC transporter permease, with product MFFTYLRRELRRRRKAALVVASGLALGIALVIVVSSVSSGMEKAQGKVLQSLYGLGTDMTVTKAAAPATSTSQRPRFNFDANDNGSTKEQSSDRVMVQGFQTLAASTVSKVDSQKGVADSVGGLSLQVIRINGQFTRGQFQQNQNGGTGQGGGRPNAQQSPQGRVEGGGANFDVNNYSVYGTDVTKPALGPLTSSKITSGRTFTTSETDAKVVVADVSYAKEKKLKVGSTVTIKSVKYKVIGIATPDSGDAAANLYIPLKQAQTLSGSKDKVTTIYVKASDSQQISSVKSTIQKNISGTTVTTSADLASTVSGSLSTASSLASNVGKWLSIAVLVAAFLVAGLLTSSAVSRRVREFGTLKALGWKSGRVTRQVVGEAMVNGLVGGALGIAIGLAGAYVVTEISPTLQAQVGGSGGGGGQGGGGFGGGGGFGGPGRQAAAKALDVTLTAPVSLGTIVGAVALAVTGGLIAGAFGGWRASRLRPADALRRVE from the coding sequence ATGTTCTTCACCTACCTGAGGCGCGAACTGCGCCGCCGCAGGAAGGCGGCGCTCGTCGTCGCCTCCGGACTCGCCCTGGGCATCGCCCTGGTCATCGTGGTCAGCTCCGTGTCGTCCGGCATGGAGAAGGCGCAGGGCAAGGTCCTCCAGTCGCTGTACGGACTGGGTACGGACATGACCGTCACCAAGGCGGCGGCGCCGGCGACGAGTACCAGCCAGCGTCCGCGCTTCAACTTCGACGCGAACGACAACGGCTCCACCAAGGAGCAGAGCAGCGACCGCGTCATGGTGCAGGGCTTCCAGACCCTGGCCGCCTCCACGGTCTCCAAGGTCGACTCCCAGAAGGGCGTCGCGGACTCCGTCGGCGGACTGAGCCTCCAGGTCATCAGGATCAACGGCCAGTTCACGCGGGGTCAGTTCCAGCAGAACCAGAACGGTGGCACCGGCCAGGGGGGCGGGCGCCCGAACGCCCAGCAGTCCCCGCAGGGCCGTGTCGAGGGCGGCGGCGCCAACTTCGACGTCAACAACTACTCGGTGTACGGCACCGACGTCACCAAGCCCGCCCTCGGCCCGCTGACCTCCTCGAAGATCACCAGCGGTCGTACGTTCACGACGTCCGAGACCGATGCCAAGGTGGTCGTCGCCGACGTCTCGTACGCCAAGGAGAAGAAGCTCAAGGTCGGTTCCACCGTCACCATCAAGAGCGTCAAGTACAAGGTCATCGGCATCGCCACGCCCGACAGCGGTGACGCGGCGGCCAACCTCTACATCCCGCTCAAGCAGGCGCAGACGCTCAGCGGCTCCAAGGACAAGGTCACCACGATCTACGTCAAGGCGTCGGACTCGCAGCAGATCTCCAGCGTGAAGAGCACCATCCAGAAGAACATCTCGGGGACGACGGTCACCACCTCCGCCGACCTCGCGTCCACCGTCTCCGGCTCCCTCTCCACTGCCTCCAGCCTCGCGTCGAACGTCGGCAAGTGGCTGTCCATCGCGGTGCTCGTGGCCGCGTTCCTGGTCGCCGGCCTGCTCACCTCCTCCGCCGTCTCCCGGCGCGTGCGCGAGTTCGGCACCCTCAAGGCGCTCGGCTGGAAGTCGGGCCGGGTGACCCGGCAGGTCGTCGGCGAGGCCATGGTCAACGGTCTGGTCGGCGGCGCCCTCGGCATCGCGATCGGCCTCGCGGGCGCCTACGTCGTCACCGAGATCAGCCCCACCCTGCAGGCACAGGTGGGCGGTTCGGGCGGCGGCGGAGGCCAGGGCGGCGGCGGCTTCGGTGGCGGTGGCGGCTTCGGCGGTCCCGGCCGACAGGCCGCGGCCAAGGCCCTCGACGTCACGCTCACCGCGCCCGTCAGCCTCGGCACCATCGTCGGCGCGGTGGCCCTCGCCGTCACCGGTGGTCTGATCGCCGGCGCCTTCGGCGGCTGGCGCGCCTCCCGACTCCGCCCCGCGGACGCCCTGCGCCGCGTCGAATAG